CACGACGAAGTACCTCGACGAGGAACTCGACGTCGAACGCATCAAGGACGCTCAGGAAAAGTGGGGGCCGACGAAGACCGGCGACGCCGAAGACGAGGAGACGGTCGAACGCGAGTTCGTCGTCGAAGTCAACGGCAAGCGCTTCGAGGTCAATCTGGAGGAACACGGCGCACCGGCCGTCGCCGCAACCGCGTCGAGCGGCAAGAAGCAGTCCTCCGCCCCGCGCCCATCGAGCAAGAACGGCGACGACAGTGACTCTGGAAGCGCCCCGACAGACGGCCAGCAGGTCAAAGCCGAGATGCAGGGTACCATCCTCGCCGTCAACGTAGACGAGGGCGACGAGGTCACCTCCGGCGACGTCGTCTGCGTCTTGGAAGCCATGAAGATGGAGAACGACGTGGTCGCCAGTGCCTCTGGTACTGTCACACACGTCAGCGTCTCCGAAGGCGAGAGCGTCAACATGGGCGACGTGCTCATCGTCATCGAATAATCGCGTCTCGCTTTTCGATTTTTCAGGCGGTGAGCGACTGCATCACTCGACCAAACCCAAAAGAGCCTCGCGCACCAATACACCGCCATGAGCGAGCAACCAGCCACCCGAGAGGTCCCAAAATCTGACGACGAGTGGCGAGAAATCCTCACCGAGGAGGAGTACAAAGTCCTCCGCGAGCAGGGGACGGAACCGAAGTACACCGGAGAGTTCATCGACAAGGACGACCCCGGCACATACACCTGCAAGGGATGCGGCCAGAAGTTGTTCACCTCGGATACGAAGTTCACCTCCTCGGGGTGGCCGAGTTTCTACGACGCCATCGAGGGGGCAGTCGAGTTCGAGCGTGACACCAGTCACGGGATGGTTCGCACCGAGGTCCACTGCGCGAACTGCGGCAGCCACCTCGGGCACATCTTCGACGACGGGCCGAACCCCACTGGGAAACGCTACTGCATCAACTCCATCTGCCTCAACTTCGAAGAAGAGGCTTGAGTTACTGGTTCCACGGCGCGGCGTCGAATTCGACGGTGCGCTCCTCGCGCTCGATGCCGTCTATCTTCGCGATATCTGCGTCGGTGAGCGTCAGGTCACGCGCGGCAAAGTTGTCGGCGATGTGCTCGCGGCTGGTCGCCTTCGGGATGACCTTCGCACCCTTTTCGCGGAGCCACGCGAGGCTGACCTGAGCTTCGCTCACGTCGTGCTCGCTGGCGATTTCCTGCAGTTCTGGAATGTCGAACACCTCATCCTGCGCGAGTGGCGAGTAGGCGACGAAGTGGTGGTCCTCGTTTTCTGCCATCGCTCTGAGTTCGTCCTGCTGGCAGAGCGGGTTCATCTCGACCTGATGGGCGTAGAGCGGTGCGGAGAGCTGGCCGAGCGCCTCGTCGAGCAGGTCCGGGGTGAAATTCGAGAGCCCGACGTGGCGAATGAGGCCGTCGTCGTACAGTTCGTCGAACGCCCGCAGGGTTCCCTCGGGGTCGTACTCCCCGAGTGGCCAGTGGACGTAGAGCAGATCGAGGGTGTCCACGCCGAGCCTGTCGAGGCTCTCGCGAGTCGTGGAGAGAACGTCTTCGTAGGCGAGATTTCCGGTCTCGACTTTGGAGGCGAGGAAGACGTCCTCGCGTGGAACTGCCGCGTTCTCGATTGCTTCGCCGGCAGCGGCTTCGTTGCCGTACTCCTGGGCGGTGTCGATGTGGCGATAGCCGACGTCGAGTGCCGTTTCGACGCTCGCGACACACTGGTCGTGGTCGTCTTGAAGGTACGTCCCGAGGCCGAATGCGGGGAGGTCGTTCATGGTTCGTGAAAGCGGTGTGGGAAAGTTAACGAGTTCGACTCGGTGGCGCTGTCATTCGCCTGGGTAACGGGTCTAAAATGACGTCCGTCGAGGAAACCGGTGAGCGTACGATTCAGTCCGGTCGGCGTAACTCGACGGGAGTCGCGTGCCTCTGACGGTTGCGGTAAGTCAGCACGCCCGTGTCGGGGGGACGCCACGGGCGGTTGAGGTGGGTGGGGGTAGGGGTACACTTCGATTTCGGTCCACGAAGCGTGGGATTGCTCACTTTCCGCAACTGCACTCAGTACTCTTCGAGACATAGGTTCGTACACTAGTCATTTCGTACGATGGACGGTGTGAACTCTAGTCACCTAGAGTCGCCTCGAATACGAGTTCGAACAGTTTGCGCTCTGCGGCCCGCAGATGGTAGAGATACGTCGGCGAGGAGATGTCGAGATGGTCTGCGAGTTCTTCCGCCGAACTGTGTCGTGGCCATTCGAAAAAGCCCCCGTAGTACGCGATTTTGACCGCCTCTGCCTGGCGGGGCGTCAGGCCTTCGAGGAATCGGCCGCGAATCTCGGTCACCGATTTTGCGGGCCGCGAGACCTCTCTTCGCGCGACGAGTCGAATCCGGGGATAGACGTCTTTGAGGGCGTGGACGAACGCTCGAACGGGCGCGGTCGCTGGCAGGCGGATGACGAGCGTGGAGTTCCCGTCGGTCGATTCGTGTGATTCGAGTGACGCACCAAATCTGGCGATGACGGGCAGGATGTTCAGTTCCGTGATGACTGCCTCGTATATCGCGCTCGTCGTTTCTGCCACCAGTAGACGCACGGACTCGATGGTCTCGGAGACGGCGAGGAACTCGGCTTCGGAGCGCTCTCCGCCGTCCTGGACGCCGATATATGCGATTGCCGTCTCGGTATCTTCGGGGACGTATCCCTCCAGGGTTACCGTACAGCCGAATCCCGCAGAGAGCTGGTTGAGCAACGAACTCTCGTCGTCGCTTTCGAGTTCGAGTTCGAGGGCTGATTCGGTGAGCGTCGAGGATTTTCGCACAATCGATTCGAGCGCGTAGCCGATGAGCTGGCCGAGTTCCCCGATTATCTCCTGTTCTCGCTCTCCGAAGGTGAACGCCTCCTCTGCGTGTAAAAAGAGGATACTCTCTGCCATGTGGCGGCCAATCGGAACCGCGGCGACGGCGTTGTAGGACCCGGAGAGTGCGTCCT
This sequence is a window from Haladaptatus sp. QDMS2. Protein-coding genes within it:
- the msrB gene encoding peptide-methionine (R)-S-oxide reductase MsrB gives rise to the protein MSEQPATREVPKSDDEWREILTEEEYKVLREQGTEPKYTGEFIDKDDPGTYTCKGCGQKLFTSDTKFTSSGWPSFYDAIEGAVEFERDTSHGMVRTEVHCANCGSHLGHIFDDGPNPTGKRYCINSICLNFEEEA
- a CDS encoding aldo/keto reductase, whose translation is MNDLPAFGLGTYLQDDHDQCVASVETALDVGYRHIDTAQEYGNEAAAGEAIENAAVPREDVFLASKVETGNLAYEDVLSTTRESLDRLGVDTLDLLYVHWPLGEYDPEGTLRAFDELYDDGLIRHVGLSNFTPDLLDEALGQLSAPLYAHQVEMNPLCQQDELRAMAENEDHHFVAYSPLAQDEVFDIPELQEIASEHDVSEAQVSLAWLREKGAKVIPKATSREHIADNFAARDLTLTDADIAKIDGIEREERTVEFDAAPWNQ